A window from Primulina huaijiensis isolate GDHJ02 chromosome 13, ASM1229523v2, whole genome shotgun sequence encodes these proteins:
- the LOC140990847 gene encoding uncharacterized protein: protein MSSPLMMLFTAIFLVQFFMHADSTTHSKDLNVLKQLKAAINPSTITPGSCIYSWDFTLDPCDNLFTDKFTCGFRCDVLFNSVSRVTELAVDSAGYSASLTAVSWNLPYLENLDLSNNFFSGPIPGSISRLTRLQRLALSRNSLSKAIPASVGSLPSLEQVYLDNNMLEGEIPSSFNGMKNLKRLELQGNKLGGAFPELGQLINLSFLDASDNEISGQLPANLPPSLFELIMRNNQIEGNIPSSLVNLAYLQVLDISHNKLSGSVPASLFTHPSLQQLTLSFNQFGSVQVPINLGLTSQLISVDLSNNDIHGFLPGFMGLMPRLSALSLENNKFVGLIPAQYVLKVLAAGSGQDVAQFERLLLGGNYLFGPIPGPFLDLKPGSVTVRLGNNCLYRCPVRWFFCEGGVQKSLMECRGFGAIIP from the coding sequence ATGTCATCACCATTGATGATGCTATTTACAGCAATATTTCTTGTTCAGTTCTTCATGCATGCAGACTCAACCACCCACTCCAAAGATTTAAATGTTCTGAAGCAGCTCAAGGCCGCCATTAATCCCTCCACGATAACTCCCGGTTCCTGCATTTATTCATGGGACTTCACACTCGACCCCTGCGACAACCTCTTCACTGACAAATTCACATGCGGCTTCCGCTGCGATGTCCTATTCAACTCGGTCTCTCGAGTCACCGAACTAGCAGTCGACTCCGCCGGATACTCCGCCTCACTCACCGCCGTTTCTTGGAACCTTCCTTACTTGGAGAACCTCGACTTATCCAACAACTTTTTCTCTGGCCCCATACCTGGGTCTATCTCGCGCTTGACTCGGTTGCAGCGTCTCGCCCTCTCGCGAAACTCGCTTTCCAAGGCGATCCCCGCTTCTGTAGGCTCGCTACCCAGCCTGGAACAGGTCTATTTAGACAACAACATGCTCGAGGGGGAAATCCCATCATCTTTCAACGGCATGAAGAATTTAAAAAGGCTAGAGCTTCAAGGAAACAAGCTCGGCGGCGCGTTTCCTGAGCTGGGTCAACTCATTAACTTGAGTTTTCTTGACGCAAGCGACAATGAGATCTCCGGCCAGCTACCTGCTAACCTACCACCGTCTTTGTTCGAACTTATCATGAGGAATAACCAAATAGAAGGTAATATCCCGTCGTCACTCGTCAATTTAGCTTACCTGCAAGTGTTGGATATAAGCCACAATAAGCTGAGTGGTTCAGTTCCGGCGAGTCTCTTCACCCACCCGTCGTTGCAGCAGCTAACTCTTTCATTCAATCAATTCGGGTCGGTCCAAGTACCCATCAATTTGGGTTTGACAAGTCAGCTTATATCGGTTGACTTGAGCAACAATGATATCCACGGGTTTTTACCCGGATTCATGGGTTTAATGCCCAGATTATCGGCTCTATCATTGGAGAATAACAAGTTTGTGGGTTTGATTCCGGCCCAGTACGTGCTGAAGGTCTTGGCAGCGGGTTCGGGTCAAGATGTGGCCCAGTTTGAGAGGCTTCTACTTGGAGGGAACTACCTGTTCGGACCGATTCCGGGTCCTTTCCTGGATCTGAAACCGGGTTCCGTAACGGTCCGTTTGGGGAATAACTGCTTGTACCGGTGCCCGGTTAGGTGGTTCTTCTGTGAGGGTGGTGTACAGAAGTCCTTGATGGAATGCAGAGGCTTTGGGGCCATCATTCCTTGA